The window TAACTGGGATCCCCTCGACTTCAGACTCAAGGCATCATAGAAAGAACAACAAGAAATTAAAGACCATGCTACAGAGGGGGAAATTATACCAGTCTCCTCATGATACctttaaaataatcttatttgctttaaattttcttttaatttcaaaattgtcTACAGAAATAGCAGCCTATAATCTTTGGCCCCCCTCACAGGGTCCTCCCATCTACCTATGGTCTCAAGGAAGAATCCCAAAACAAATGCATGGGATAGTCTGGGTGGGGGGTTTGCATATGTTAACAGGAGCCTTGCCCCCATCTAGGTGCCTTCCAGAAAGTTAAACCTTGGACATCTAGAACCACCAACCAAGAAGATGAAGGAACTAACTCTGGAGGAGAAACCTCAAATGCAAAGAACTCAACAATGTAAATGGATCTCAATGTAACCTGCGGGTGACATTAAAAGTCTTGTTTAACAAGCCATCAGATTGGCCTTTTGCCTAGTGGCAATCCCATTTCTGAGCCTATGGTGTACAATGTGGTCCTATTGTATATAATGTTCACTGCTAACAGCGAAACCTCCCATGAGTTAACATGAGTTTTTGTCACTAGGTCACCACTTTTAGCAGTGGCTAATTGGGAAGCAGCTTTACCTAAGCTCTTCTCTAATAATTCCAATATTATTGTTCCTGAGTTATCCTTCTAGGAGGTAACATCCTGGAACACCAGCATTTTAAACCCTCCTTTGccaaagtctggcttggcacaattcaggagccacttgtcaaaagaaactaactttatttttagaactacaaccgccaaacaaaacagctcctcagggaaaaaccctcagagcccaactgccaccacgggcttccacaagcctctcacccccacaccagcctctcaacctcccacaatcctcctgctcttgaggccgattggctgggttgcatgggcagagccaaagaagtcacccaatgagcagctccgtggaggagccaatcagctagatgttgctggggccgctgtgagccaatcatcagctggcagtctgaagggcagggaaacagcccaatgaacatcaccgcagaggagccaatcagctagatgttgctggggccactgtgagccaatcatcagctggcagtctgaagggcagggaaacagcccaatgaacatcaccgcagaggagccaatcagctagatgttgctggggccactgtgagccaatcatcagccggcagctggaagtttgctggcagctggatcatcagctggcagctggaagtttgctggggcccctttggctgtggctctcaacacttctTGCCCATTTGTTTCTCCATAGTAGACAATGAAACTTATAATCTAGGCAGTCTCCTCTGTTTTGCTCTTACCAATGGAACTATTGCAGATAACTATAATAAGTCATATGTTGGTCTGTCTCTCACTGACCTTAGGTTATAGTTCTTGCTACCTATAGCCATAGACTCCCCCATGGCAAATGAAAGAAACCCTTGCTGCCAACATGCCCAATTATGCTTTTGGAAAGCCCCCCTCAAATAATGATAGCATTTAATGGAATCAATAAGTCACTTCCATACATTATCTCCTTGATAGAGGAATTTCTCTGGAGGAAGAACAATATTTTTGTGCCTGGGCAAACATAACTCCCTGGAATGTAACTGATGTGCCTCCAAACCATATGGACTATTGCATACCTGCTACATGGGATAAGCCATTACCAACTGGTATACAGGAAATCAGTAGAGTATGATGGATATTATGCCAATATTGCTAGCTGCTACACATCAAATGGGCAGCTGCAGGTTGGAGTAATGATCTATATTGAGTACAGACACTGAGCATGGATTTCCCCTTGTGCCAAATTATACCCATACCCACTATGCACAAGATTGTGAGACATCACCCTTTGTCATGCTAATAACCAATGATACTGATGGCATAAATATCACTCATACAGAGGTCCCTTATATAGTCAATACATCTTGCTGGCTTGCAAATTTTCTAACCCCTGCTATGAAAGCTAAATGTATATTTATCCTCAGAGTGTTCCTAGCAATATGGCTTCCAATGAACCTGTCTGGAGAGTGGAGGAGTCCATGGGACGTGGAGATGAAGAGTCTTCTGAATGGGATCCTATAATGGACAAGGCATGCAATTAGCCTGACCATTGCTGGAATTATTGTCCTGGTGGCCACCACAGCTGTCACAGCAACTGCTTCACTCACTCAGAGTAAACAAGTTTTCTATTGCCATGGCAGAAGCCTTTGCcactcaaaattatttaaataagctGTCCAAAATCACTATTTTAGTCATTCAGCAAGAACCAGACTTTTGCCAGGAACAGCAACTTGAATAGCAACTCTGCAGCCACGCTCTCCTTTACCCTGTTCTGTGGGCCTCCTCACTGGATGTGAGAGAGCAGACACATACCATCTtcaatgtacttttaaaattctctgttaCACTTGATGCTGTAGTTTTTTGCCTGATTTCTTTAGCTGCTATGCTGGTATTTTTATATGTGGATAATTGTGACAATCAAGGATAATGAGCATTAGAGACTATTATTGTCTCATCACCTTGTTGTATTTATCCCCTTCCTTAGCTGTCAGTAGAGACatgtttcttcatgtttttcaAATTAGAATTCCATTAAGTAGGGAATTCATTGATATGTGTATAAGGGAAAAGGTCTCCAGGAGCTTCTGAGTAGTTGAAAACacataaatttttgaaattattattatgagCTATGGTGATGAAGTTCATATTCTTATCATTGACTCAATGTTCCTGTTAATTTATTAAACAGCCATGAATAGTCATTTTGCCCTTTTAATtcagtgagaaatagaaagtaatGTGACTATTTTCAATACATTCTAATGTTTGCAGTTAGTAGGtcaatttcaatgatttttattaaaagttctttcaaaaattttttttatttctatattttcatcaACTTAATTTTCAGAGAAGTTGTAGAAAAAGCCAACCATATTTGTACTGAGACTCATTTAACTCTAGATTAGTCTGCtttaaaaggaaactaaaaagGAAATCACTGTTATGTGTGCAATTTGGCCTCAAGAAAATACGTatagaaatacttatttttttagtgtagaaataatgatttttaacttatttcttttcctatgtgagtttatatatatatatatatatatatatatatatatacttcattTTTATGCTATGGATCATGTAGATATTAATTTATctaattcttagaaaaatatcATATGCTATCATAATTACTGGACTAGTTGGAAaatgtaaatgattttttttgtatattttaactgaaaaacaaaatcagaattaCTAGAAAAATTTTTCCCTATGTCAGGAAATAGTGTGTTTGTTAGCACAGTCTAATAAAATTTTCTGCCATAACAGAAATTGTATATATGGTATTCAATTGAATATATGgtatttaaattgtatatatggtATTTTTTAGGAGAATTTGTTTatcatttaaagataaatttaagaaataaaaagaaattagttttccattttatttcattttaacttattCAAATTTAAATCACCCACATAGCCATTGGGGAGGAATATGCTACATATTGGACAGTCATATATCATAATTACATAACATGTAGCATACTGCTTTATTTCAAGTAACCTCTTCCCTACATAATGGAATTCTAatttgaaaaacatgaaaactaCTAGTGTCTCCACtgacataaaattaatattactTCTATATAATCTTTAAGTTTCCATTATCAAACTTGCTAATCAAGGTAGGCAGTTTTAGAATATAGTCAAAATTAGtttgttagattatttatttttgccctttttaataaatagtatttttttgttaaattatgTTGTTACTGATTGAAGTTATACTCTTAAAAGTGATTCAGCTACTAAataattaaatgcaaaaaaatcacACTATATGCCATTAAATGTGCTAAAGTTACCAATAGATCAGGCATTTAATTGTCTAAAAATTGTAAAtacaaaaatttctgaaaattcccTAGCATAGCATCCAAACTAATTATTTGAATTTGACTTGTGACCTGAACTGTAACTTAAATTTAGCCAAATTTGTCAAAGTATacttatttggttttttgttcatttttttctattttttttgttctttctaatttcttttcctgcattttataatttcttagtTTCTTTTAGTTTGAATTGAACTTTTTGTTCTGATAAAATCTATTGCTTTTTAAACTTAACACTTGTGTAATCAATTATTTTTGCtataaaattaagcaaatattaatatatttctcaTTGGAATTTACCTGAAGTGAACACACCAAAATATAAAGCCAACACCAAAAGGAACTGATGAAAACAAAACCTAGaacttagaaatattatttttttctagttatataatatataactaatattaatattaaaaataagtatatttttaatgtagaaataatggattgaatgttttgtttattttcattttcctatgtaaatttataaattcatGTACGAGTACTTCATTTGAAAGCTGTGAATCTTAAGCCTCATGTCATAGATTTATGTTTATTACATTTTCCAATAGTTTTCTTCTAAATCATGTTTTTATCAGAATTCTTCActagattaataaataaaaaagaaagtaattttcacatttataaaatgGCAAAAATCTTTAGGCATATTATATTCTTGTGCTTTTTAATTGCTGCTAGGTTATTTTGAAGCAGTATATCTCCCCCAAAGTTTTACATGTATTGAAACCCTTACTAACGGTGagtgaattaaaacaaaacatatatcAAGTGTATTATTTACAGATGAGACATTATGGGTGAGTTGAGTATTTTTGTGATTGATTACttaactatcttttaaatatgtttaaatattgttTACATAATTTGTAAACAATATGcataatatgtaaacaaaagcGCATAATTATGAATTTTCTAATGTGAAATTATGTAGATACTAGTTCAAActtatttaaacataaatatgtttatgataaactactttttatttaagtgtgaattttgcattttggttATTAAagtaatttcttcatttatttaaaatgcaatatagGCAGTTACCAGACGACCACACTGTAGCTTAAAAATTACGTTATCTCAAGTGATGtgaaattttattaaacaatTATACATGAgtactttttaaatcattttattccATCATAGTGGCACTTAGCTTTAATTACAGAATTTCTACTAAAGCGACCAGGCACAAATCATTTTGTTCTTGCGTCATTTGTAAAAGAACTTgaaatatctatttcttttattttctgatcttttaatcctgaaaaaaagaaaaaagaataatttacaaGTATATCTACAAAATGTTGCCAAAATTTAGTGCAATTTAAGTCAAGATCTATTATCTCCAAAATTTCTTTTACAGCTCACTGTGATTAGATATAAAATGTCCTTGCTTCAggacatttaatttttatgacttaATAATACAATCACAATTAGCTATTTTTTTTACCAAATACTTAGCTCATACCAGTTTAggagataattatttttaatagacaatcctataaagttattttttatattctaattttacatatgcagaaaaattttaaaagtgcttaAACTACctattcaattcattttaaataaatactaattttgactaaatgtaaaaatagtaTAAGGTTCATGGCCTTAATTattagaaaatacatataaatgctTTATCTATGTAAAGAGTGAAAGTATATCTATAATTAGAACAATTAACTATAAGGAATATATATCTGGGATTCAAACAATTTTCAAAACTTGTGTTTTAAATTCCTTATGATATAATCACAATTGAAAATTcccatatgaatatattttttgattgagaAACTATCAAAATAGAGTTTGAAAAGATCTGTTGCAGTTACTTTcccccattttaaaatataaaatcatatactCATAAATTTGACATAATTTATATAATACCATTATCTTTTGGGGAGGCAAAATCAAAACTAGAATCCAgattatttttatacttcatgcatgttattttaatctttttacttCTCAGTAGCAAATCATTAATAGAATTTATAAGTTGCAAAATTATGTGCTCATATAGATAAAAATGTGAGGATTTCTAAGAAACAAAGATTATCTATTGACTGTTTCCtactaatttagaaaaaaatctctaatGGAAATAGCTTTTGTTCTGAATTGTGAAAAATTATTCTGATAAATCTAAGCAATGAGAATGAATTTAGAAGCTGGTTTAGCTTCCTTCATGCTAAAAAAACTTTAAACAGGCATTACTACTTTAAAATGACTTTCCATCTACCTTTCTTAGACTCTCCAAACCTAAGCATATCCATCCTCTCAAAatcacactttttaatttttttcagtatgagtttttcttattccttccaaatcattgaaattttaagagaattaATTTAtcttatacttttatttctaaagtgaataaatttttttatagatGGAACTCAAAGTAGTTGTAAGTTTTAAATACAGcataaatatatgatatgtaaaaataaactcatttatttaataaaaatttaatgcatGAACTAATGGAATCACAAACTGTAAGGAACCAAAAACATCCAGTTTCCCAGGATTTGTCTCTTAGCGGCTTCAGTGTATACTCACCACTTCTTCCCGCTTGGTCTTGTCTGTTGCTGGCCAAGCTTCCAGAGGCAAATCAGGAAGAAGGGGGGGCAGCTGCATGGGGAACATCGGAGGCAGATGTGGCTGTGGTGGCAGGGGATGCAGGGAGTGCAGAGGTGGTTGGGGCTGGACGGGCTGCATGGGCTGCATGGGCTGCATGGGCTGCATGGGCTGGTGAGACTGTGGCTGAATGGACTGGGGCTGGAAGGGCTGCTGGAAGGGCTGctgggcaggtggagggaggTTTGGCTGGTGGTGTTGGTTTGGAGTCATGGAGTGGTGGCCAGGAACGGGCATCATTGGCTGCTGGGGGGCCACGGGCTGTTGAGCTGGCACCACTGGGATGTGGTGATGAGGCTGAAGGGTGTGACTCGGGGTATGCTGTTGAGACAGCACAGGGATGATTTGGTGGTGCAGCCATCCACCCATGGGTTTGTAACCATAGGAAGGATACTGGTGAGAAACAGAGAGTCAGGTTTACCATTGGCTCAGTTGACTTCCAACTGGAGAAGTAGCAATGATTTCTTTGTCATTATGACCATATgaatattttagtcattttttcctTTGCAAGAGTTTTTGTGTATATAGATACaatcttttataaattaaaattacagtgtTTATATGTGGAGTAGACATGATATTTTGCTTAATAAGGGAATTTAAGTGcatatctaaatattttatggGATTAAAGAACAGAATGTCTACCTACCGGCTGCCTTATCATGCTCTGGGACCACCTCAAAGGAGTAAGCACCTTAAaacaaatgaacattttaatgcttttaataTAATTGTTTTATCCAATATATACACTCActaataaagattaaatatagACTAACTAattaaatcttgaaaacattagtCTGATAATATGATTCTAACAAAAGAAAGAAGGTAAACATTCACCAGATGCTTCCTGTTTAATGGGTACTGTGTTACACCCATCACATATGCTTTTCATGTTTTTTCACTTGATCTGAGGGAAATATCATCACCTCACTTTTATAAACAAGGTAATTAAGACTAAAAGAGTACATTAACCTCACTGGGCTTATCAAAATAGTAATTATGTTTACTTCCAGAGGGCATGCTCATTATtctgtacaaaaaaaatttaatctaattttactttaatattattgATATTCTTTGATTTCAAAAGAAGAGAAGCTAAACTCATTATATAAATGAGAGGGTTTTGGTCATATTTATCAGATTTTTAAGGTTAACAGAAAATTTTGTCCcaaattctaacattttttttcaacttgtatgagaaaacagactcaGAGATTGTTATCTGAACCCGTAAAGAAGCAAAAATTTCAGGTCTTTATGagcaatacatatttatttagattCAAAATCAGACTTTCTTGATATGAtagtatataatattaatatattatgtatgatacaattagaaattattaaccTTGCTTAAGTTATATGTGACACAGCATTTGTTatattcattaataatttttctcCCCAAATTATAGTTTGGTTATCATTATTTCACATCTTTAGATAAGGAAATCATAGTGCCAGGTAGAGAAAATAATTTACCCAATGTTATGCAGTCAGTATGGGATTGAATAGAACCTCAAACATGACTTTCATAATTCATAATCTTCTATCTCTCTGCAGTTTTTCATATAGCACTGAGTCACTGATCTTTCGATGAAACAATAAGAGATATTATGCACATGGTGTGAATATCTTataaattttggaaaacaatctTAAGTAACATTTTAACCTAATCCTCACATTATGTGGCCTGGGATAAAATTATACTGTTCCAGCTGAGCTCATCTTTTTGCCCTACTACATATAGTTTATAATGGGTACATTGATAGCCATATTTAAGAAGACAGAAGCAGTCAAAGTGGGCACATAATAAGTTGCTAGGACAATTTGGGCTTGAGGCCTTCTTTTGGGGTTTAAACCAGAAAACTTGGTGGGAACAGAAAAGTaggaatatttaagaaataggttgaattaaaaatcaatacatgTTCTTTGCAGAGGTCAGGGGATTGTTAAATCAAACAATATTATAGTAAATGCTGTGGTAAATGGAAAAATTACCTCATAGCTGAAGTTGATATAACCAGGGTGCCCAGGATGAGGTGGTAGCTTTTTTTATAAGGAGGAAAAACAGAATGGAAAGAGAATGATTGGAAGgcaaaaggagagggagagagaaagagaaaggaacaggTTAAGTCAATATTCAATTGTTCACATTAAGGGAAACTGaagctatttttcaaaaaatatctaCACAGTAAAAGATATATTTGaggtatatatgtacacacacaacacacacactcatattaGTTTGAATATGTATGTTGTTTAGGAGGagacattattattaataatattattacttttgatactagggattgaactcaggggcactggagcactgagccacattcataggcctattttgtattttattcagagacagggttcCTGAGTTGCTTgctgccttgccattgctgaggctggctttgaactcataattctcctgtctcagtctcccaagccactgggattacaggcatttgccaccacacccagctcgaGTAAACTCATTTCAGAGAGGTTCAAAACAGGTAAATGATTTTCCCCTGACATAATAGTTTTACAGAAGGAGACATAGAGGCATCAAccagcataaatttatttttccagtggTACTGAGACAAGAACATCTACCCCATATTGTCAAGTAATCCTATAATATACTACCAATCAATTTAGTATTTCAAACTCACACCATGATGGAAAGAGAGAAGTATGTTTCTgttacacaatttaaaaataccaaaaaaggaaagaatataaaagataCCTTGCAGACCACGtgcttaaaattttaagtacagaGGAATTCTTCATATTTGGAATGCAAACTAAGTAACACATCAACTGTAACAAAAAGTACAACTAGGTGGAAATTACTGATTAAGGTGAAAATAAGATGAATACAGTAAAATGGTGCAGTAAACACCTCCCATGTAAAATGGAAAGTTTTATGTATGAAACTTaggccttttctttttattttctgttagtATATATAAGGCACAAAGTtgaaagctcaaaataaaaagcaatctgAATAATTATGTATGCCAATAGCTATCTGTCCTTTCCAAAGAGGGGAAAAAGTGACTGATACCTGCCTTGAATTCTGGATAGCCCTGATGTGGAGGTGAGAGAAGAAAGCCCCATTCAGAAAATGTCCTTCTGATAGGGCACTAATTAAGAAtcttctctattcttttctttcaaaaagcTGATATTTTATGAGAAGTTTTattaactttcattttcattatgaatTGTTTTACTGAGGTAACTGTCTCTCCTACACTATCTTCATATTAAGCCTTCTGAGTATTGAATGCGGAATGGAAAAAAGGGGATCCTATAGAAAACTAGAAGTTGCCACAGTGCAGGGTCAGGAAGGCAGGACATAGCATCTTGATCTcttgagagaggaaaagaggaggcaGGTAAACAAGTTTACTGGTTTCTGGTTGTATCAACTGCTCTTCAtgccatcaaaaataaaatggattttgcTTTTCTGCGTGTGAGGTAAACTCTCTTCCTATATGTATCTGAGTTTCAAAAGAATAGTTGGTATTTGATATTTGAATGTAATGTAATATACACACAAGCAGGACaccagaaaataataataccaaaaaacaaaaacaaaaacaaaacaaaacccaaaatccaACCCCCCTATGATTAGATAATATACTTTTTTAATAAgaactataaaaacaaatattttccaagaagtgaattcttaatataaaaatattatcctTGTAATTTATAAACTGATTGTCTCAACATAATTACTTGGGGGTGTTTGTTAAATGTAGATTCCTACATTCATATGTCCCAGATTTACTGAATCATCATTGTTGGGAGCATATAACAATCTATTTAACTTTGAATTGATAAGTAGTAATTATATAGATTTATGGAGTACAAGGTGATATTTTGATAGATGTTTACAATGCAGAATAATTAGGTTAATTAAGAGAATACTGTGAGGCCATTACATGAATAAAATCTTATCACTTGCAATAATATAGATAAACTTGGAGGGcattatgttaagagaaataagatgTACACataatctattattttatttatctcattaAGGTTTTCTACATTGATCTTAAACTCTTTTAAAACATAACATTTACCATTTATGGGGCAGATTTTTAATCCAAAATTTATGATTGCGTTGATATATGAAAGTAGTATTACTCACAGGCATAGTGAAGGCTGTTCCAAACAGGAAGGCAAACAAAATCCAGGTCCCCATTTCTTGATGATTCTGAAATGTCAGTCAAAATCCACTTCTTACCTCTTCTCAAAATTGATATAATGCTCAATAAAACACAGATAATCTCTTTCCAAGTATGTATGTATGGCCcagggaattaaacccagagccatTTGATAGCTATGTTCTTAaacctttaaataaataagtaaataaacaaatataattttaagaaaggaTCTATGTGACCTAAGTTGGCCTTTGATGGCAGTTGTCCTGCATCAGCTTCCTGAATCTCTGGTATTACAAATATGTACCAGCATTCCTGGCCAAAATATATATGATCAGTATTAGTCTGTtgctattaaaaaaatggaaacattattTTTGAGGTGActtcattcaaaatatttatccATTACCGCATAGTACTTTGTGATTTTTAGATT is drawn from Ictidomys tridecemlineatus isolate mIctTri1 chromosome Y, mIctTri1.hap1, whole genome shotgun sequence and contains these coding sequences:
- the LOC101976858 gene encoding amelogenin, X isoform, with the protein product MGTWILFAFLFGTAFTMPLPPHPGHPGYINFSYEVLTPLRWSQSMIRQPYPSYGYKPMGGWLHHQIIPVLSQQHTPSHTLQPHHHIPVVPAQQPVAPQQPMMPVPGHHSMTPNQHHQPNLPPPAQQPFQQPFQPQSIQPQSHQPMQPMQPMQPMQPVQPQPPLHSLHPLPPQPHLPPMFPMQLPPLLPDLPLEAWPATDKTKREEVVSIH